A part of Chloroflexota bacterium genomic DNA contains:
- a CDS encoding phage holin family protein, giving the protein MKLIMRWLITAVSLYVAVLIVPGISVDGTAWVAFTIMALILGLVNALVRPILKMLSCGVIILTLGLFVFVINAATFMLASWIAQNWLNVGFYVSGFPAALLGSIVVSVVSVVLSAILIDDKDD; this is encoded by the coding sequence ATGAAACTCATAATGCGCTGGTTAATAACTGCAGTTTCACTGTATGTCGCCGTGTTGATCGTGCCAGGCATCTCGGTAGATGGCACTGCCTGGGTTGCCTTCACTATCATGGCACTGATCCTGGGCCTGGTCAATGCACTCGTCCGGCCAATTCTGAAGATGTTGTCCTGTGGCGTCATCATCCTCACCCTTGGTCTCTTTGTCTTTGTGATCAACGCTGCCACCTTCATGTTGGCCTCCTGGATCGCTCAGAATTGGCTCAATGTAGGATTTTACGTCTCAGGCTTCCCGGCCGCCCTGCTTGGCTCCATCGTTGTCAGTGTCGTCTCCGTTGTCCTGTCTGCTATTCTGATTGATGATAAGGACGATTAA
- the rpsF gene encoding 30S ribosomal protein S6 → MRQYELIYIVQPDLDEETTQGIVERVNGLITDNGGKVLKTDIWGTKSLAYEIQNFRDGYYVYMEVEMEPDYGAQLTQTLKYIEPIIRHIIVKKDE, encoded by the coding sequence ATGCGACAGTATGAATTAATTTACATCGTCCAACCTGATCTGGACGAGGAAACCACGCAAGGTATTGTTGAACGCGTGAATGGCCTCATCACAGACAATGGCGGCAAGGTCCTCAAGACTGATATTTGGGGTACCAAGTCCCTTGCTTATGAAATCCAGAACTTCCGGGATGGATACTATGTATACATGGAAGTTGAGATGGAACCCGATTACGGCGCTCAACTTACCCAGACATTGAAATATATTGAACCGATCATCCGGCACATTATTGTCAAAAAGGACGAGTAA
- the ssb gene encoding single-stranded DNA-binding protein: MARCLNKVMIIGYLGRDPEMRFTPSGKSVSSFSVACNRSWKSKDGERHTETDWFNVVAWGDLAEISKQFLSKGSMVYIEGRLQIREWVDSNGNQQKSVEIIARDILMMDSKDRNNQNETEEFEDFPF; the protein is encoded by the coding sequence ATGGCCCGTTGTTTAAATAAGGTCATGATCATTGGTTATCTTGGGAGAGATCCCGAGATGCGGTTCACTCCCTCCGGCAAGTCGGTTTCCAGTTTCTCAGTTGCCTGCAACCGGTCCTGGAAATCGAAAGACGGAGAGCGGCATACAGAGACCGATTGGTTCAACGTAGTCGCTTGGGGAGATTTAGCAGAGATATCCAAGCAATTTCTATCCAAAGGCAGTATGGTTTATATCGAGGGTCGATTACAGATCCGTGAGTGGGTTGACAGCAATGGAAACCAACAAAAATCGGTAGAAATCATTGCCCGTGATATTTTGATGATGGATAGCAAGGATAGAAACAATCAAAATGAAACAGAAGAGTTCGAGGATTTTCCCTTCTAA
- a CDS encoding 30S ribosomal protein S18, whose amino-acid sequence MSNYRGRGNRYFSRSKVCQFCNDKDLVINYKNTDLLRRYIDDTGKIRPRRQTGACAKHQRAVAKAIKNARHIALLPFSSN is encoded by the coding sequence ATGAGTAATTATAGAGGTCGAGGAAATCGGTACTTCTCGCGTTCTAAAGTTTGCCAATTTTGCAACGACAAAGATCTTGTGATCAACTATAAGAATACAGATCTTCTTCGTCGCTATATTGACGACACTGGCAAAATTCGCCCCCGACGCCAGACTGGCGCCTGTGCCAAACATCAACGTGCTGTTGCCAAGGCCATCAAGAACGCTCGCCACATTGCCTTATTGCCCTTCTCAAGCAACTAG
- a CDS encoding peptidylprolyl isomerase, protein MANEKQSNKTLTKKHLARKQREERQTKTIIIITIVIAVAVVGLIAYGLIQSKIIRPNHPVAKVGDQVINAGEFESRVKYTRVQLIDQAYTYYQYYQIYGAELGKSFLNYAQSYAYQLQDSETVGSQVLDDLIYEVIIREEAAARGITVTDEEIDAALQSSFGYYPDGTPTPAMTATVQPTPTYSKTEVALVPPTSTPTETQEPTDAPEETEAATEEVIATEETAVSDETTGEATEAEATATLVPSITPTPTTYSTEIYAQNVKDFSDQFKDYDFTLEQLRSMFEVSLLSDKLEEEITADVVPVEEQVWARHILVATEEEAQNIINLLNEGGDWTELAAEYSTDTSNKDNGGDLGWFNTTDMVQAFSDAAFALDTPGQISEPVQTDFGWHIIQFVGRREAQMSTADFQNKKDKVYNEWLAEVRDGRDDIEIFDDWTEYVPTTPAMSTSLMSAIMLGNY, encoded by the coding sequence ATGGCAAATGAAAAACAGAGCAATAAAACACTTACGAAGAAACACCTGGCACGGAAACAGCGGGAAGAACGGCAGACCAAGACTATCATCATCATCACGATCGTTATCGCAGTAGCTGTGGTTGGTCTGATCGCATATGGTCTGATCCAAAGCAAAATCATCCGACCAAATCATCCTGTTGCCAAGGTTGGTGACCAGGTCATTAATGCTGGTGAATTTGAATCTCGTGTGAAGTATACGAGGGTTCAGTTGATTGATCAGGCATACACTTATTATCAGTATTACCAAATTTATGGTGCTGAACTGGGCAAATCATTCCTGAATTACGCCCAGAGCTACGCCTATCAACTGCAAGACAGCGAAACGGTTGGCAGTCAGGTCTTGGACGACTTGATCTATGAAGTCATTATTCGTGAGGAAGCGGCTGCCCGTGGTATCACAGTGACTGATGAAGAGATCGATGCAGCATTGCAGAGCTCATTTGGTTACTATCCCGACGGCACGCCAACACCTGCGATGACCGCTACGGTTCAACCTACCCCCACCTACTCCAAGACGGAGGTGGCTTTGGTTCCTCCCACAAGTACGCCAACGGAAACTCAGGAGCCAACAGACGCCCCTGAGGAGACTGAAGCTGCCACCGAAGAAGTGATCGCAACCGAAGAAACGGCTGTTTCTGATGAGACGACGGGCGAAGCAACTGAGGCGGAAGCTACAGCCACATTGGTCCCGTCCATCACCCCCACGCCCACGACCTACTCAACTGAGATCTATGCTCAAAATGTCAAGGATTTCTCCGATCAATTTAAGGATTATGACTTTACACTTGAACAGTTGCGATCCATGTTCGAGGTCAGCTTGTTGAGTGATAAACTGGAAGAAGAAATCACTGCTGATGTCGTTCCAGTTGAAGAACAAGTTTGGGCTCGTCACATTTTGGTTGCCACTGAAGAAGAAGCTCAGAACATCATCAACCTTCTGAATGAAGGTGGTGATTGGACAGAATTGGCTGCTGAATATTCTACGGATACATCCAATAAGGATAACGGCGGCGACTTGGGTTGGTTCAATACCACAGATATGGTTCAAGCCTTCTCCGATGCAGCTTTTGCGCTGGACACCCCCGGCCAGATCAGCGAACCTGTTCAGACTGATTTCGGCTGGCACATCATTCAATTCGTTGGACGACGTGAAGCTCAAATGTCCACCGCCGACTTCCAGAATAAAAAAGACAAAGTCTATAATGAGTGGTTGGCTGAAGTGCGTGATGGCCGCGATGACATCGAGATTTTCGATGACTGGACTGAATATGTCCCCACGACACCTGCGATGTCCACTTCTTTGATGAGCGCCATTATGTTGGGCAACTACTAG